One genomic segment of Chitinophaga sancti includes these proteins:
- a CDS encoding DUF2809 domain-containing protein, translating to MLKFSLKYFLLALALFITEVLIALYVHDSFIRPYVGDYLVVIFIYCVVRSIYQAPVKRVALGVLLFSYLIEIGQYFNLVGMLGLQHNKAARIIIGTSFAWSDLVAYTLGILTVILVEKKR from the coding sequence ATGTTAAAGTTTAGTCTAAAGTATTTTTTGCTGGCCCTTGCTCTCTTTATTACCGAGGTATTAATAGCCCTATATGTACACGACTCCTTCATTCGCCCCTATGTAGGTGACTATCTCGTTGTTATCTTCATTTACTGCGTAGTAAGAAGCATCTACCAGGCGCCTGTAAAACGTGTTGCCCTGGGAGTATTACTCTTTTCTTACCTGATTGAGATCGGTCAATACTTCAATCTCGTAGGCATGCTGGGACTACAACACAACAAAGCCGCCAGAATCATTATAGGCACCAGCTTTGCATGGAGTGACCTGGTTGCATATACTTTAGGCATTCTGACTGTGATACTCGTAGAGAAAAAACGATAG
- a CDS encoding glycosyl hydrolase family 18 protein, whose amino-acid sequence MTAKQMIRAGILSCLLLITSFLSHAQFKVIGYMPSWQGDVNTVQYSKLTHINYAFLLPTSTGGLQSIDNPYKLQSLVSLAHANGVKVLISVGGWNNGDDSGFETLAGNSTYRSAFVTNIMNFVNQYNLDGADIDWEYPDAGTSANNYVSLMTALATSLHAQGKLLTAAVVGTGGDGVLSSVFSQVDFLNLMAYDYNNYDHSTYTYASQSISYWKGKGLPAAKTVLGVPFYGRPSWESYAALIARGASPYADTYNGVGYNGITTIKSKTDLAYDQGGGIMIWELSMDATGTYSLLSAIHDEVLVKGGGNTGNKYPTVSITSPANNATFTAGATVSITATAADADGNVTKVEFYNGSTLLGTSTASPYTYSWANVAAGTYSLTAKATDNSGAATTSSTVTITVGGGNTGNCSGVATWTATDVYLGGAQVVYNSKLYTAKWWTQNEQPDTHTGDGQVWSYVSDCGSSSGSNKAPTVSLTAPASGASYTAPASVSITASAADADGTIAKVEFYNGSTLLGTSTASPYSYSWTSVAAGTYSLTAKATDNGGAATTSSAVSITVSGSTSTGNCAGVATYQPYPAVYNAGDKVVYNGYLYVSLANGLYNVTPGTADYWWQPLGACSSSARVANTTYETADSIPVTVYPNPVTGSTLQVKVSAAAGEQVVLELWSVDGTGPVVRKIYTAGAKGAQMISVDISKVPVGTWIVKLSNAVGTRKESVKLIRL is encoded by the coding sequence ATGACAGCAAAACAAATGATAAGAGCAGGAATACTATCCTGTTTGTTACTTATCACCTCCTTTTTGTCCCATGCACAGTTCAAAGTAATCGGTTACATGCCCTCCTGGCAGGGAGATGTGAACACTGTACAGTACAGCAAACTGACGCACATCAATTACGCCTTCTTATTACCTACCTCCACGGGTGGATTACAATCCATTGATAATCCGTATAAATTACAGAGCCTTGTATCACTGGCACATGCCAATGGTGTGAAGGTGCTGATCTCTGTAGGTGGCTGGAACAATGGCGATGACAGTGGTTTTGAGACACTGGCTGGCAACAGTACTTACCGTTCTGCATTCGTGACGAACATCATGAACTTCGTTAACCAGTACAACCTGGATGGCGCTGACATAGACTGGGAATACCCGGATGCAGGTACTTCTGCGAACAACTATGTATCTCTCATGACAGCGTTGGCGACATCACTGCATGCACAGGGTAAATTATTAACCGCTGCCGTAGTAGGTACTGGCGGCGATGGTGTATTGAGTAGCGTATTTTCACAGGTAGATTTTCTGAACCTGATGGCGTATGATTACAATAATTATGATCACTCTACCTATACCTATGCTTCTCAATCTATTTCTTACTGGAAAGGCAAGGGTTTGCCAGCAGCTAAGACAGTATTAGGTGTTCCTTTTTATGGACGTCCTTCATGGGAAAGTTATGCTGCGCTGATCGCAAGAGGAGCCAGCCCTTATGCTGATACTTATAATGGTGTGGGTTATAATGGTATTACTACCATCAAGAGTAAAACTGACCTCGCTTATGACCAGGGAGGTGGAATCATGATTTGGGAATTATCTATGGATGCAACGGGTACCTATTCATTATTGTCTGCTATTCACGATGAAGTGTTGGTGAAAGGCGGTGGCAATACTGGTAACAAGTATCCAACAGTCAGCATTACCTCTCCTGCTAACAACGCTACTTTTACAGCTGGTGCTACAGTCAGCATTACTGCCACTGCTGCTGATGCAGATGGTAATGTAACGAAAGTGGAGTTTTACAATGGATCAACCTTATTAGGTACGTCAACCGCTTCTCCTTATACTTATAGCTGGGCAAATGTAGCAGCCGGCACTTATTCCCTGACAGCCAAAGCGACTGATAACAGTGGTGCAGCTACAACCAGTTCTACAGTAACGATCACCGTGGGTGGTGGTAATACAGGTAATTGTAGTGGCGTAGCTACCTGGACGGCGACAGATGTTTACCTGGGTGGTGCACAGGTCGTATACAATAGTAAATTATATACTGCTAAATGGTGGACACAGAATGAACAACCTGATACACATACGGGTGATGGTCAGGTGTGGTCTTATGTAAGTGATTGTGGTTCTTCTTCAGGTTCAAACAAAGCACCTACAGTGAGTTTGACGGCTCCTGCATCAGGTGCTTCTTACACAGCGCCTGCATCTGTGAGTATTACAGCAAGTGCTGCCGATGCGGATGGTACCATTGCGAAGGTAGAGTTCTACAATGGATCTACCTTGTTAGGTACATCTACCGCTTCTCCTTATAGCTATAGCTGGACGAGTGTAGCAGCGGGTACTTATTCGCTGACAGCAAAAGCGACTGATAATGGGGGTGCTGCTACTACCAGCAGTGCGGTGAGTATTACAGTTTCGGGTTCTACCAGCACGGGTAATTGTGCAGGAGTGGCTACTTACCAGCCTTATCCTGCTGTGTATAATGCGGGTGATAAAGTGGTGTACAATGGTTATCTGTATGTGTCACTGGCCAATGGTTTGTACAATGTAACACCAGGTACTGCTGATTATTGGTGGCAGCCACTGGGTGCTTGTAGCAGCAGTGCAAGAGTAGCGAATACTACTTATGAAACAGCTGATTCTATTCCTGTGACGGTGTATCCGAATCCTGTGACAGGTAGTACGCTGCAGGTGAAAGTAAGTGCGGCGGCTGGAGAGCAGGTGGTGCTTGAGTTGTGGAGTGTGGATGGTACTGGACCTGTGGTGAGAAAAATTTATACAGCAGGTGCGAAGGGTGCACAGATGATAAGTGTAGATATTAGTAAGGTACCGGTAGGTACATGGATAGTGAAGCTTTCTAACGCAGTGGGTACGCGGAAAGAGAGTGTGAAACTGATACGATTGTAA
- a CDS encoding HAD-IB family phosphatase — protein sequence MNKNYYIIDFDSTFTQVEALDELARISLQDHPEREAIYKKIEDLTNLAMEGKLSFRESLSGRVKLLEASREHLGLLIKHLKKQVSVSFSRNKKFFKHHADDVLIVSGGFKEFITPVVLPYHIKKENIYANTFVFDADGKIIGFDETNPLSDEGGKVKLLKDMQLSGDIYGIGDGHSDFQLKEFGMIKKFFAFTENIRRKAVAEKADHVTPSFDEFLYVNNLPSALSYPKNRITCVVVGEVEQEPVHFLKKDGFAIETSQEAIGDAGILLLAAGVKVDQALLDQAPKLKVIGYMGNGSAHIDYDACTTRGIVVFDNLKKPLSVAKRVAKFINNGDTFKSSNFPHLQLPAVENAHRLIGIHRNVPGMIAKVNQVFAERGINIISQFLMTNDKIGYVITDVTAEYDKQVLKGLKEIEGTIKFRYLY from the coding sequence GTGAATAAAAACTATTACATTATTGATTTCGACAGCACTTTTACGCAGGTCGAAGCATTGGATGAGCTGGCGCGCATTTCATTACAGGACCACCCGGAGCGGGAGGCCATCTACAAGAAAATTGAAGATCTGACCAACCTGGCCATGGAAGGGAAACTTTCTTTCAGGGAGAGCCTTTCCGGCAGGGTCAAGCTCCTGGAAGCCAGCAGAGAGCACCTGGGATTGCTGATTAAGCACCTGAAAAAGCAGGTATCTGTCTCTTTTTCCAGGAATAAGAAGTTTTTCAAGCACCATGCGGACGATGTATTGATTGTATCTGGTGGGTTCAAGGAGTTCATTACCCCTGTAGTACTGCCCTATCATATCAAAAAAGAGAATATATACGCTAATACTTTTGTGTTCGATGCTGATGGTAAAATCATTGGTTTTGATGAAACCAACCCGCTTTCTGACGAAGGTGGTAAGGTAAAGCTGTTGAAAGACATGCAATTATCCGGCGATATCTATGGTATTGGGGATGGGCATTCTGACTTCCAGCTGAAGGAGTTTGGGATGATCAAGAAGTTTTTTGCCTTTACGGAGAACATCCGGCGTAAGGCAGTGGCGGAGAAAGCGGATCACGTGACACCGAGCTTTGATGAGTTCCTGTATGTGAATAACCTACCAAGTGCGTTGTCTTATCCAAAGAATAGGATTACCTGTGTGGTAGTGGGTGAGGTAGAGCAGGAACCTGTACATTTTCTGAAAAAAGATGGGTTTGCTATTGAGACATCTCAGGAAGCGATTGGCGATGCAGGAATACTTTTATTAGCAGCAGGTGTAAAGGTAGATCAGGCACTGTTAGACCAGGCTCCTAAGCTGAAAGTAATAGGTTATATGGGAAATGGTAGTGCACACATTGATTATGATGCTTGTACGACCCGTGGGATTGTGGTATTTGATAACCTGAAGAAACCATTGTCAGTAGCAAAACGCGTAGCAAAGTTTATTAATAATGGCGATACTTTCAAGAGTAGTAACTTCCCTCATCTGCAATTGCCGGCGGTGGAGAATGCACATCGTTTGATTGGTATTCACCGGAATGTACCGGGTATGATTGCGAAGGTGAACCAGGTATTTGCGGAGAGAGGTATTAATATTATCAGTCAGTTCCTGATGACGAATGATAAGATCGGGTATGTGATTACGGATGTGACGGCGGAGTATGATAAGCAGGTACTGAAGGGATTGAAGGAGATAGAAGGAACGATTAAGTTTAGATATTTATATTAG
- a CDS encoding winged helix-turn-helix transcriptional regulator, giving the protein MATKVKTSSMNAHNLQVLAEHCQVSEVLELISPRWKMQVLFCISQEVYQFSQLKKVFPTISDQVLSKRLGEIVTEGLAVKLNVPDTMPCQVKYEVTEKGAALLEIVQDLHEWGKREWE; this is encoded by the coding sequence ATGGCAACAAAAGTCAAGACCAGCTCCATGAATGCTCACAATCTGCAGGTACTGGCAGAACATTGTCAGGTGTCGGAGGTATTGGAGCTGATTAGTCCAAGATGGAAAATGCAGGTGCTATTTTGTATTTCCCAGGAGGTGTACCAGTTTAGCCAGCTGAAAAAGGTGTTTCCTACTATTTCGGACCAGGTACTGTCAAAGCGGTTGGGAGAGATTGTGACGGAAGGGCTGGCTGTAAAGTTGAATGTGCCGGATACGATGCCTTGCCAGGTGAAGTATGAGGTGACGGAGAAGGGGGCGGCGCTGTTGGAGATTGTGCAGGATTTGCATGAGTGGGGAAAAAGGGAGTGGGAATAA
- a CDS encoding alpha/beta hydrolase has translation MKGKFFYCLLLYFAVTGLSHAQTFVLVHGAWHGGWCWKEVAKELQAQGAEVYTPTLSGLGEHQNVLDTSINLETHIQDIVNFINMQDLHDVILVGHSYAGAVIAGVADRIPARLKKLIFLDAMLIENGKSALTSQPSNLSDNVRAATASSHGLSVPVWSPEVFGVTDPAQIKWVSERLTPQPFRSFDQTLSLKHVYGNHLPLIYIACIKPQMAQLKVFGDKTKSSKDWSYYELPTGHDAMITMPKELTALLYKISQVQ, from the coding sequence ATGAAAGGAAAATTTTTCTATTGTCTACTGCTATATTTTGCAGTGACGGGGTTAAGTCATGCCCAGACTTTCGTGCTGGTACATGGTGCCTGGCATGGGGGCTGGTGCTGGAAAGAAGTAGCCAAAGAATTGCAGGCACAAGGAGCAGAAGTATACACACCCACCTTAAGCGGATTGGGGGAGCACCAAAATGTACTCGATACCAGCATTAACCTGGAAACACATATCCAGGATATTGTCAATTTTATTAACATGCAGGATCTGCATGATGTAATATTGGTAGGCCATAGCTATGCAGGCGCCGTCATCGCAGGTGTGGCAGATCGCATTCCGGCAAGACTGAAAAAGCTAATATTCTTAGATGCGATGCTCATTGAAAACGGGAAGAGTGCACTCACATCACAACCCTCCAATCTATCTGACAATGTAAGAGCAGCCACCGCATCCAGTCATGGATTATCAGTACCCGTATGGTCTCCTGAAGTCTTTGGGGTAACTGATCCTGCACAGATCAAATGGGTGAGTGAAAGACTGACACCACAACCATTCAGAAGCTTTGATCAAACATTATCATTAAAGCATGTTTACGGCAATCATCTGCCACTCATTTACATTGCCTGTATAAAGCCACAAATGGCGCAGTTAAAGGTATTCGGAGATAAAACAAAAAGCAGTAAGGATTGGAGTTATTATGAATTGCCAACCGGGCACGATGCGATGATAACAATGCCAAAAGAACTAACTGCTTTATTATACAAAATATCGCAGGTACAGTAA